A single window of Kitasatospora sp. HUAS MG31 DNA harbors:
- a CDS encoding ATP-binding protein, whose protein sequence is MSEGLPPGHGPSEFPAADDLRTTEVDLGGLVGVLATHLYSTPLVAVRELVQNAHDSHTRRTLEDPTTPYHAAIRVRGDAARRTIAIEDTGAGLTEPEIHAYLATVGTGYTRMLRDLTGDQDLIGAFGLGFLSAFSIAHEVTVTTTSHREPHRTHQYRSRGGEQYSVRPVDPRPHPGTVVELHLKPEHAHLADEHALREVLLRYCVLLPIPVHVGDDDQPVNDVPVPWRQDVPGSLHLTRMRFAASFSRTFEPLTAFPVTPTEDRTDAVGLLWVQDGGTYGSTDNRDLAVYLRGMLLAEDARDLLPSWAGFIGGVIESSRLTPTASREDLQRDEHYRALQQALTDAIVDGLYETARLQPAAWRRILARHGQELLGAALCDERLFTLLADDVPVPTSQGDLTAGALRAAGHGAVHVALGSGGGFEEMLYRAMQVPIARGDRYAVLPFLRRYAQLRDARIVELGSESGNRELFRAPEHPLAADEQAWLAAALAEDGEQLLPARFDPPGLPLVLVPDREAELKARIEDDQADARIPSAALRLARAFTARTDGTVRARLYLNLAAPAVQDLLAAYRTGHTGAATAAGLLRSLKVIMAAAAGSPTGDLTAALDGIGTAVAALTAALPDGLSAVPDTLPADDPHQGHQGDRA, encoded by the coding sequence ATGTCTGAAGGTCTGCCGCCCGGCCACGGGCCCTCCGAATTCCCCGCAGCCGACGACCTGCGCACGACCGAGGTCGACCTCGGCGGCCTGGTGGGCGTCCTCGCCACCCACCTCTACTCCACCCCCCTGGTCGCCGTCCGCGAACTCGTCCAGAACGCCCACGACTCGCACACCCGGCGCACCCTGGAAGACCCCACGACCCCGTACCACGCCGCCATCCGCGTCCGCGGCGACGCCGCCCGCCGCACCATCGCCATCGAGGACACCGGCGCCGGCCTCACCGAACCCGAGATCCACGCCTACCTCGCCACCGTCGGCACCGGCTACACCCGGATGCTCCGCGACCTGACCGGCGACCAGGACCTCATCGGCGCCTTCGGACTCGGCTTCCTCTCCGCCTTCTCCATCGCCCACGAGGTCACCGTCACCACCACCTCGCACCGCGAACCCCACCGCACCCACCAGTACCGCAGCCGCGGCGGCGAGCAGTACAGCGTCCGGCCCGTCGACCCCCGCCCCCACCCCGGCACCGTCGTCGAACTCCACCTCAAGCCCGAGCACGCCCACCTCGCCGACGAGCACGCCCTGCGCGAGGTCCTCCTGCGCTACTGCGTCCTGCTCCCCATCCCGGTCCACGTCGGCGACGACGACCAGCCGGTCAACGACGTCCCCGTCCCCTGGCGCCAGGACGTCCCCGGCTCCCTCCACCTCACCCGGATGCGCTTCGCCGCCTCCTTCTCCCGCACCTTCGAGCCGCTCACCGCCTTCCCCGTCACCCCCACCGAGGACCGCACCGACGCCGTCGGCCTGCTCTGGGTCCAGGACGGCGGCACCTACGGCTCCACCGACAACCGCGACCTCGCCGTCTACCTGCGCGGGATGCTCCTCGCCGAGGACGCCCGCGACCTGCTGCCCAGCTGGGCCGGCTTCATCGGCGGCGTCATCGAATCCAGCCGCCTCACCCCCACCGCCAGCCGCGAGGACCTCCAGCGCGACGAGCACTACCGCGCCCTCCAGCAGGCCCTCACCGACGCCATCGTCGACGGCCTCTACGAGACCGCCCGCCTCCAGCCCGCCGCCTGGCGCCGCATCCTCGCCCGCCACGGCCAGGAACTCCTCGGCGCCGCCCTCTGCGACGAACGCCTCTTCACCCTCCTCGCCGACGACGTCCCCGTCCCCACCTCCCAGGGCGACCTCACCGCCGGCGCCCTCCGCGCCGCCGGCCACGGCGCCGTCCACGTCGCCCTCGGCAGCGGCGGCGGCTTCGAGGAGATGCTCTACCGCGCGATGCAGGTCCCCATCGCCCGCGGCGACCGCTACGCCGTCCTCCCCTTCCTCCGCCGCTACGCCCAGCTCCGCGACGCCCGGATCGTCGAACTCGGCAGCGAGAGCGGCAACCGCGAACTCTTCCGCGCCCCCGAACACCCCCTCGCCGCCGACGAACAGGCCTGGCTGGCCGCCGCCCTCGCCGAGGACGGCGAGCAACTCCTCCCCGCCCGCTTCGACCCCCCCGGCCTGCCGCTCGTCCTCGTCCCCGACCGCGAGGCCGAACTCAAGGCCCGGATCGAGGACGACCAGGCCGACGCCCGGATCCCCTCCGCCGCGCTGCGCCTCGCCCGCGCCTTCACCGCCCGCACCGACGGCACCGTCCGGGCCCGGCTCTACCTCAACCTCGCGGCCCCCGCCGTCCAGGACCTGCTCGCCGCCTACCGCACCGGCCACACCGGCGCCGCCACCGCCGCCGGCCTGCTCCGCAGCCTCAAGGTCATCATGGCCGCCGCGGCCGGTTCCCCCACCGGCGACCTCACCGCCGCCCTCGACGGCATCGGCACCGCCGTCGCCGCCCTCACCGCCGCCCTCCCGGACGGGCTGTCAGCGGTACCGGACACACTGCCCGCAGACGACCCCCACCAGGGCCACCAGGGAGACCGCGCATGA